The Pseudomonas alkylphenolica genomic sequence AACTGGAGGGCCTGGGTCACAGCGAAATGGCCGAACGCTATGCCCTGCAATCTGCTGACGAAGCCCGTGCGTATCTGCGCCATGAGGTTTTACGTGCCCGCCTGGAACAATGCATCGCCGCAATCTTGCAGCACACGGACAAAAGCGCTGTGCAAATCCTTGGTCACACTGACGATCTGAAGCTGCGCTCCTGCCTCACCTTGTTTGCCAGCGTCGAACCCGATCATCCCTTGTTCAAGGCCGCGCTGGAGCAGTTCTATGACGCGCAACCCGATCCCAGGACCTTGCAGTTGCTGCAAACCTGAGTTCGCTTATTGCTTTCTCTATCAACCTCGACGGCGAACGGATACAGCTGAGCCCGGCCAGTCAGGGTCGGGCAACAGCAACGGTTCAGGCAGTAGTCTGGGACTGGAACGGAATGTGACTGCGTCCCAGGCGTTGCTCTTCACGCACCTGCGCAACCAGGGCCGCCAGTTCGTGACAAGTGGTCAGGCTATGCACACCAATGCCGGTGACCGTCAGGCAATCATCCAGGCTGTCCCCCTGCCCTAACTGGATGGTCAAGTGTTCACCGTCGGTGCAGGACACCACACAACGGTCAGGCAGAAACGCCTGCTCGATAAGCTGGCGTAATTCAAGGTTGGAAACGCCAATCAGTGACATCGTTCGATCCTCGT encodes the following:
- a CDS encoding DUF1810 domain-containing protein; translation: MPALFNLQRFVDAQDPFLDRVLAELQAGRKTSHWIWFIFPQLEGLGHSEMAERYALQSADEARAYLRHEVLRARLEQCIAAILQHTDKSAVQILGHTDDLKLRSCLTLFASVEPDHPLFKAALEQFYDAQPDPRTLQLLQT
- a CDS encoding DUF1652 domain-containing protein, with protein sequence MSLIGVSNLELRQLIEQAFLPDRCVVSCTDGEHLTIQLGQGDSLDDCLTVTGIGVHSLTTCHELAALVAQVREEQRLGRSHIPFQSQTTA